In a single window of the Raphanus sativus cultivar WK10039 chromosome 9, ASM80110v3, whole genome shotgun sequence genome:
- the LOC108825118 gene encoding AAA-ATPase At2g18193-like, whose translation MSSEMFPSSNYSFSPSTMFSVFASLSGFSMLFRSMLNDFVPAQLRSYVYDNLLGRLLTPNSKNLTLIIDENSKHKRNQIYDAAEMYLRTKIGPETDCLHVWKTPKQKHVSVTIAKGKAIRDTFEDFQVEWLYVEDSDTGERYYELTFEKKLRDRVLNSYLNHVTAEWEKIKRDLRVVNLYSRDVHVRNNDDDDGGAGAGWGCISLEHPSTFETLAMDPSAKKKIIDDLDRFLKRKEYYKRVGKAWKRGYLLYGPLGTGKSSLIAAMANYLKFDVFDLDLSRIYDNGELKRVLLSTTNRSILVIEDIDCNDAVKDREDENQEIGKARGKRKHREDEYEDSEYVDKQLTLSGILNFIDGLWSSFGDERIIVFTTNHKDRLDPALLRPGRMDMHINMSYCTGLAFRTLVSNYLGLDGLNHPLCEEIEKLVDSTEVTPAELAEELMQDDDTDVVLRGVISFVEKRKDEKSKVKAKEDASSCNGKQNSMKNQKQRGRKKQKLV comes from the exons ATGTCGTCGGAGATGTTTCCTTCATCCAATTATTCTTTCTCACCGTCGACTATGTTCTCAGTGTTTGCATCCCTAAGTGGGTTCTCGATGCTCTTTAGATCCATGCTCAACGACTTCGTACCGGCGCAGCTCCGTTCGTACGTCTACGACAACTTACTCGGCAGATTGTTAACTCCGAACTCGAAGAATCTCACGTTGATCATCGACGAGAACTCcaagcataagaggaaccaaATCTACGACGCGGCGGAGATGTACCTCCGGACCAAGATCGGCCCCGAGACAGACTGTTTACACGTTTGGAAAACTCCAAAGCAGAAGCACGTCTCTGTCACGATAGCGAAAGGAAAAGCGATCCGCGATACGTTCGAGGACTTCCAGGTGGAGTGGTTATATGTTGAGGATAGTGATACGGGAGAACGGTACTACGAGCTCACGTTCGAGAAGAAGCTGAGAGATAGAGTCCTAAACTCTTACTTGAACCACGTTACCGCGGAGTGGGAAAAGATCAAGAGGGATCTGAGAGTGGTGAATCTCTACAGCCGAGATGTGCATGTGCGCAACAATGACGACGACGATGGAGGTGCTGGTGCGGGATGGGGATGTATAAGTCTCGAGCATCCTTCCACGTTCGAAACCTTGGCAATGGATCCTAgtgctaagaagaagataatcgATGACTTGGATAGGTTTTTGAAGAGGAAAGAGTATTACAAGAGAGTTGGTAAAGCATGGAAACGAGGATACTTGTTGTATGGACCACTAGGAACGGGTAAATCTAGCTTGATCGCCGCGATGGCTAATTACCTAAAGTTCGATGTGTTTGATCTTGATCTTAGTCGTATTTATGACAATGGTGAGCTGAAGAGGGTTTTGTTATCCACCACGAATCGTTCTATTTTGGTGATTGAGGATATTGATTGCAATGATGCGGTGAAAGATAGGGAAGATGAGAATCAAGAAATTGGAAAAGCTAGAGGAAAGAGGAAACACAGAGAAGATGAGTATGAAGACAGTGAATATGTAGACAAACAG TTGACTCTGTCAGGGATTCTGAATTTTATTGATGGGCTATGGTCAAGTTTTGGAGATGAGAGAATCATCGTGTTCACGACAAACCACAAAGACCGGCTTGATCCTGCGTTGCTACGTCCTGGAAGAATGGATATGCATATCAATATGTCGTATTGTACAGGTTTAGCATTTAGGACATTGGTTTCTAATTACCTTGGTTTAGATGGCTTAAACCATCCTCTATGTGAAGAAATTGAGAAGCTGGTAGATTCTACGGAGGTTACTCCAGCTGAGTTAGCTGAAGAGTTAATGCAGGACGATGATACTGATGTTGTTCTCCGAGGAGTAATTAGTTTTGTTGAAAAGAGGAAAGACGAGAAAAGCAAGGTCAAGGCCAAGGAGGATGCTTCTTCTTGTAACGGGAAACAGAATAGCATGAAGAATCAGAAGCAAAGGGGCAGGAAAAAGCAAAAACTTGTGTAG